TatgaaaagatgtgtctaataggtcagggaaaggacctatatataggcacaggagataaatacagtgtagaactcgaaaatactgagaaaatataaaaaacccgaaaattcccgaaaaatcgaaaatttccgtcaacactattcactgctgtgtgcaactttcttgttttggccataactttctcatccgaactccgatttatgatccatttacgctcacgaactcgtatcgagacgatctaaaacttctatttcagacaaggtttccaaattcgaactcaatatttctacaaaaatcatcaaagtacgacaaagtaacatatttcacaagataaagcaatttaagcacaaaacaatcatccaacacacAATATCCTATAAAATTTacatcataagaacactaaaaacaatggaaacatgagtATTATCAACGCCCAAAAAGCATCTCTTCATCCTGATGATATACTGCTACTCTCCAACTTTATCATGTCCTCTGAATCTTTCAGGTATGTTTGCAATTACATAACAGCTGGAATTTTTTTCGGGCCTCCAATTGCAcaacaaattttcaaaaattcagCATAAATAGGACAAATTGAGCCCGAAAAAATAATTTGCCCAAAAcaattggattctcaaatttaatttaattgagcatattccccccccccccccggtaTATTATATATGTTCACATATTAAAGTTGTTTATCTCCCTTAAATATATTtcctattatttatataaatatgataGAAACATTCTTGAATCTCAAATTTTGATCCTTCGTGATAAATGCAATCCGGccttgtttttccttttttactGGTATGAATTTTTCATTCCTACTATGTTCTTGATATCAACATTATTGAAactaaatttcaaaataatttggtgaaaaaaaaatatgaaaaagttAACGGACGTATTAGTCTAATATTAGTATTTACATGTCTGGTCAATAATGATAATGTAAAAGTATGATGATTGATTGATACCACTATTATCATGCATGCACTATACAATTAATGTACTAGTATAAATTGATGCAAAAGATACCACCACCATCAGCCACATCCAAATCAAATACTCCTACTCAATTAAGCCATGGCCAAGCTTCTTCAAACCCTAATCTCCATCGCCCTCCTCCTCGCCGCCGCCAACACGGCGCGGTCCCAAACGACGTCCTTCGCCTACGACTTCTGGGGCGACCAGCCGACCGAGCTCCTCTACCAAGGCGACGCCCATTTCCCGTCGGACTCCACCTTCCTCCGCATGACCAAGACCGCCGCCACTGGCAACGCGGTCGGGTACAGCGTCGGCCGGGTCGTGTACCCGACACCGGTCACGTTCTGGGAGGCCGGGGCGCAGGTCGACTTCGAGACCACCTTGAACTTCATCATAACCCCCAACCCCGGCGACACGAACCCGGCCGACGGCTTCACCTTCTTCATCGGCCCCGTCGGCCTACCCCTCGGCTTCACCGGCGGCAGCTACGGAATCTTCAACTCCGCGGGCGTCGGCCCCTCCGTCTTCGCCGCGGAATTCGACATCTTCTCCAACCCTGGAGTGGATCCCAGCTTTCGTCATATTGGGATCGACATCGAATCTAATGTTTCCAAAAATGTGACCGACGTCGGCAACGCGTTGCTCGGGCAGCAGGCGACTGCCGTCATCAGCTACATTGAAGCCACTAAACTGATCACCGTGAAAGTCACCGCCGGCTCACAAGTATACGAGGTGAGCTATGTGTTCGACCTGAGCACCATTCTTCCCCAGCAGGTGCAGGTCGGGATCACCGGGGCCACCGGAGGCCAAGTCGCCGTGCACGACCTCGTCTCGTGGTATTTCACGGCCACCCTCGTGCATGCCGGCGCCGCCACCGACCAAGAGGAGGAAGGGTACATCCGCCAATATGTgtgattaatttaaattaattatcatgtgtgtgtgcgtgtgcaAATGGACTTCTCTCTCGTTTATGTTCTAAAAATAAGACGACGTCGACAATATTGGGCGTCTGTCAAGATGTGTTTGTTTCAAGATTATTGTCCGTTGCTACAATTAATGGACGTAAAATAgaatttagtactccctccgttcacgacCGTAACTTTCAGTGTTCCACAAAAATAGGACTATATGTTACGAATttaaaaatgaggactatataTTACAGAATTTGAAATCGAGGACTACTATATGTCCATATTTATAGGAGCGTAAATGTACAAAATGGAAGTTATAGTCCTCATTTCCAAATTCTGAAacatatagtcctcatttttaaatttgttaataTATAATCCTATTTTTAAAAGCGTTACAAGTTACGTCAATTTGTGTGATTTTGTGATGTGTGTATCTGTGTATGTGTGCATGTGTGTCGTCAATCAATAAGGACTAAGCGATCGAGTCTGCTCGCGTTAAGTCTACAAATAAGACGATCATCAATCGGCCATCTCTATGTATAAACTATGCAAGAATGCTTTTGGGTGTGTCTAGTTTTGTGGTCTTTGCAAGGTAATCTATGGAAGATTTCTAAAAGGACCTTTATCGAACAGTTGGCATACCATACATGAAGTAagataattcttttttttttttaagcaaGAAATTTAAAGTAAGATAATTCTTGTTAATCCAATTGTGAATTAGTGAAAAAATACACAAGAACATGAGAAATATAAATACTAAGGATCCTATTCGACTAAGTAATTCTCACACAGCCTGCACCTAAATTGTAATTAGACGACTCTaaggtgtgtttgctttttatccctctaaatggagggataacaaaatTTTATGCCTTTAAATTGCTTTCTTATCCCACATCCTACACAAAtaccattttttctttcttattttcacttcaaggagagataatattatcacaccaaaatttgagagataatattatccctccttgaagtgaaaataaggaaggaaaaatggtgtttgTGTAGCCCCCGGTTACGCCCCTGCTTGATAGAATCACTGAGGGATATGAATGATAAGGGAAATAAAAAAACAGCAAAGATGACAAACATAAGGATGGGCCTACCACaaattgattgtaaaattttcaggGTGCGTTaactttgatgaaaaatgagagaaaaagtatTTCCACtcattttccaccatttttgaagggataatattattcatccttaaagtgaaaataaagaagtaaaaatgatgaatttctCTTTTGTATAAAACGTGGGAAAATAAagaagacatttaaaggcataaatttttattatccatcattttctcatgataaatttatccatcaaaataaacgcacccaTGTTTCAACTTCAGATATTTTTCTTCAAGATAATATATCTTGGTTTCACCATGAAAATATACAGGCATTTAGATATACTTTGAACCTGTAACTACTCTCCCTATTCTTTTTTCTcacatatctctctctctcaattgatTACAGAATCCATCGGCTCTCTTAACCAGCTGAATTGCAATCTCATCCATTCATCTCGAACGGCTGAGAATCATAATGACAGAAGCAAACTTAAGTAATTGCTATAATCCCTCTGTGTTTCGGGAATTAGCAATTAAATCCCTAAGCTTTTGTCGGCATGAATAATTGATGCAGATCAAATGGTAACACGCGGGATGATCTTAATACCACCGATGGTAACATCACCACCGTTAATGTGGGGAACGATGGTGACCACAATGAAATCATCATCAGCAATATTAATGTTCTCATAGAGCTCCCTCAAGTTCAAGCGAAGGACGTTGGCGCTTTCCGCAGCCCTAACCTTGTGCGGAATCTGCGTGAAGCCCCCGGCATACTCGGCCCTGTCGAGCTCGTCTGGCTTGTCGTCTTCATCGTTGATGAACACGTCAAACCTCACGATCTTGGACCTTTCGCTGATTATGTTCTCCAGCACGAGCACTTCGTCGGCTTTGCCTTTGGTTGGTTTTGGCACCAAAACCCTCATAGTCTTGGTGAGAGTGAGAGGGAACACTTGGTCTCCTCTCTCTGCCTTCTTGGAGAGATCTTCGATATTCACCGGCACCGCCCTCTGCGGTGGCCGGTAGGTCGTCCATGGAGTATCGCTATGTTCATACTCGTATCCCATTTTGGTGTGGTCCAAGCAGTCTGCGACCTTAACTCGCACGAGGTTCTTCTTCTCGTCGTAGAACATGAAGGCGGCGGCGTTGAAATCGTCGGGGTTGGGGACGACCGGGCCGTTGATATCCTTGGGGAAAGCGGATGGGATTGTTTTCCATATGATCCACATTCTATCGATATTATCGTGATGTGCGAAGAAGAGAGGGTCTCTTGCCGCGGAGTAGAAGTTTCCCATGTCTTCGATGAAATCGTTTTCGGGGTTTCCGGTCCAGATGTGGACGCCGGTGTGTGAGCCGCGCTCCGGCAATCCTCCCTCGGTGGCTTCTGGGGGATAGTCTCCATCACTGTAAGGATTACCCATGAAGTCGATGGGGGATTCGACATCACCAATCATTTCCTTGTACATCTGAGTGAGATTGTTGGAGATGATCTGTACAGGATTGGTAATTGGGGGGTTGGTTAGGGCAAGAGCAACGACGGCAGGGGGCCGATGCATCTGGTCTCGGTTGAGGTCGTAGAGCGGTGATGCATCCCTGTCGAACATTGAGGGCATCTGCATGCCCCTAGGGTTGTCCCAGTTCCAGTAGGGCAGGGCGAAATCGGGATCTTCGATGAGTTCCCCCATGATCCTCTCGAAGAAATAGAGGTACCACCTGTGGAAGGGGCGAATCTAGAATTTGTGGTTAGGACTGACTTTTGTTGAAGTATGACGTTTCAAAGTATTTGCATAGGACTTCGGCCTTTGAGCCAAATTCTTTTGAGATTAGAACTCAGTCACTTgctataataaataattgttcACATTCATCTAATTCAACAACAAGTACATTGGAAGCATATAATTAATGTTAAAAGTAATAGCAAGCAAGAGGTTTGAGAAGTGAGAGAAATGATTTCATTTGATTGAATGAATAATTAACAACTGATTTACACATATTTATACTACCGCAGACTACTAACTGACTAACTAATACAAGCTGACTCAGCAAACTAATTAACAAGAAGCTAACTAATCATCTAACAACTAAGCAAACAAGTAGACTTCAATAATTAAAGACCAACCCCTATGcgtcattttaaaaaattgttttattttctaaaaaaataaactaatttttattgttaattaataGTTCATTATTTTACCTTATCTTGcggattgactcaaattcaacattaaaaattaactaaaaaaggaaaatacgacaaaaataactcaaatttaaCAAACTAATATAACGAATCACTGTAAAATGTTGACCAAACCTGTGGAAAGGGAAGAAGACCCATGAGTTGTGAACCTGGATATCGATGCCCTCGTGGTTGACCTGGTCGTAGGGGCCGTTGCAGTAAGCGCAATGGACGTTGGCCTGCTGAGTGAAGCCGCGGGGATCGTCGGGGTCCGTCACGTCCAAATCCTTCATCTTCTGGATGGCTCTCTCGTACTTGGCTATGTATTCCGGTGTCAGCCTGTGCGCCGCCGGCCTAATGCGAGGCTTAGTAAACGTCGGAAGCTTGTAGTCGCTCTGAACGTCGGCGTAGGGCGGGCAGCAGTTGACGTCTAGAGATATTACCTCTCCGTTTCTAAATGTATAGGCGCCTCCGGGCTCGCACTTGCTCACGTCGGGAGGCGCAATCGGAAGCGCCTCAGCATTGCGGATGAGGCCGTATAGACCACCCAGTCCAAGCAGCATGTTTCTGCGGTCTACACGGCCGCCACCGCTGCTGCACGACGCGTCGAAGCGGTGCCTCCGCCTGCTGCCCAGCTGGGAGGGCTTTTGAAATGGGGAGTTGGTGGTGGTGGCGATCGCGTTGAATGAAGATTGTGTTGGGAATTATAGACGCCAATAATTCCGCCCAGGAttgttgttgggaaattagacacaactaattccgcccgggatcaagtgtgactcaatattgtggatatcgaccgatatgaaacgagaagaaaaatgacaccgatatttttaacgtggttcggccaaactgcctacgtccacggacccacaccaatatattagagaatctcaaaaggaggagtacaacaaaaaataccacactgtattttgtatctgcctacgcagaggctatctctcaactcacttttatcactcgtgtataacttctaCTCTGAAGCTATCCTCacacaagatttttctctctctctagcaaataaCACTTTGCTTGGTGTTGTTCTGGGGTGATTTTAATGTTGCTGCGAGGggctcaatttataggcaacAGAGCTGTGGTAGGTGGCAGCATAAGTGGAAATTTGAGCTGCCCCTTTTTGACAATTGCTGCCTTCCCTTTTTGACAATTGCTGATTGTTGCTtttgactaacaatctcccacttgaagactgatttcaatctgtcttcacacccTGATCAACGCAACAGTCTTTCTGTCTTAACTGTAAAGACATAACCGGTAGTGCTTCTCCTGCGATCTACCGCACCGgcaaaatctgcatctacaaaaccttgtaGTGCTACATCACCTCGTCGAAAGCATAAGCATCTATCAGTAGATCCACGTAGATACCTCAATATCCAccttactgcttcccaatgctgctttccAGGATTTGCCATAATTtgctcacaactcccactgcatgagcgatatctggtctagtacagaccatggcatacatcagacttccaacggctgaggcgtaaggaattttagccatgaagtcTCTTTCCTCCTTTGTCTTTTGAGAGTGCTCTTTGCATAGGCGGAAATGGTTAGCTAACGCTGAGCTAACCGACTTAGCActgctcatgttgaatctttgcaagattCGATCAACGTATTTGGCCTGAGACAACTGCAAAACAcctttttgcttgtctctgtaaattctcatcCCGAGAATTCGCTTTGCTTCTCCTAAATCCTCCCCTCAAACCAAGGACCACATCATGTCCTCCCTCGAACGACAATCCGTACATCTTGCACCGCCGTTACCACTCAACGGGACTCGCTGCCTGACCACACTATCAGGAAGACTTTCGATACAAGGAACCACCGGATTCAATCGTGAGTTCACTGGGGGGTACACCTCCGTATATCTTGCACCGCCGTTACCACGCAACGGGACTCGCTGCCTGACCACACTATCAGGAAGACTTTCGATACAAGGAACCTGAGGTCGAGATCACAAATGTGTACATACGCGACCCAGCCAAATACTTTTAAGtgagaaagtttaatttctttgccaCTCAAAACTTCCTCCGGTATTCTGTACTCCAATGGTACAGATGTCCCACGGTTAACGAGATATGCCGTtgtgttgacagcttctgcccaaaattgtGTTGGCAGTCCTGCATGTATCCTCATGCTCCTAGCTCTTTCTGTCAACGTCCGGTTCATGCGTTCTGCGACTCTATTTTGTTGTGGGGTCTCTGGCATTTCCAACTTGATGCCATTCtggtaacaaaatttcttgaacgccatatcttcgtattctccGCCATTATCGGATCTCTTTATCCGTAAGCCAGTTTCATTTTCCACCATggccttccacttcttgaacgcCTCAAACGCCTCTGACTTTTGTCTCAAGAAGTAAACCCACACCTTTCTCGAGTGGTCATCGATGAAAGTCACAAAGGTAAGACTTTCCGCCAATGGATGAAACTCTTGCTGGAccccaaacatctgtgtggacTAACTCAAGCTTTACTTGCTTCAGAGTTCTACCACTTGTGTtgaaactcaccctcttctggtagtttccctttcgaatgcatatacttgagCCCTTTCTGGCTCATGTGCCCAAGTCTTTGGTGCCACAAATTTGCATTCTTCTTGCTATCAGCAATTGCAATTGTCACACACGCATTCATCGCTGTGTATAGGCTGCcagtatccttgccacgtgcaagaatcattgcgccCCTAGTGATTTTCCAATAATCACCTGAGAGGTGtgtatcacatccttctctcGACAATTGCTTGACGGAGATCAAGATATTCCTCAACTCTGGAATATGTCTCACGTCCTTCTCCTtcagccacaacattggcttcggtctttttctcgtttccctttgaaggtactttacactgcgttctgtagtgcccgacctgaccacagttccaacattcaacagactttgatttgttgaaATTCTTGTGGTTCTGGAGCTCTGCATGCCATTCCTTGACTTGCTCCGTCCGCGTCCTTGACTTCTTGATTTTCCTTCAAGGGCTTATACAGGTCCTTCTGGTACAAGTAATcctccatttgcattttccaaaaaattcaaaattcacaccgttgaatttatcaattttggaaattttatcgtctgtcgacattgctcccactcgatcTGGACTCCTTGGATCGTTTCTGATTTTTCAGCTAACCACCGTGTTTAGAACACCTTT
The genomic region above belongs to Salvia miltiorrhiza cultivar Shanhuang (shh) chromosome 5, IMPLAD_Smil_shh, whole genome shotgun sequence and contains:
- the LOC131026568 gene encoding mannose-specific lectin alpha chain-like: MAKLLQTLISIALLLAAANTARSQTTSFAYDFWGDQPTELLYQGDAHFPSDSTFLRMTKTAATGNAVGYSVGRVVYPTPVTFWEAGAQVDFETTLNFIITPNPGDTNPADGFTFFIGPVGLPLGFTGGSYGIFNSAGVGPSVFAAEFDIFSNPGVDPSFRHIGIDIESNVSKNVTDVGNALLGQQATAVISYIEATKLITVKVTAGSQVYEVSYVFDLSTILPQQVQVGITGATGGQVAVHDLVSWYFTATLVHAGAATDQEEEGYIRQYV
- the LOC131026569 gene encoding polyphenol oxidase I, chloroplastic-like, whose amino-acid sequence is MLLGLGGLYGLIRNAEALPIAPPDVSKCEPGGAYTFRNGEVISLDVNCCPPYADVQSDYKLPTFTKPRIRPAAHRLTPEYIAKYERAIQKMKDLDVTDPDDPRGFTQQANVHCAYCNGPYDQVNHEGIDIQVHNSWVFFPFHRWYLYFFERIMGELIEDPDFALPYWNWDNPRGMQMPSMFDRDASPLYDLNRDQMHRPPAVVALALTNPPITNPVQIISNNLTQMYKEMIGDVESPIDFMGNPYSDGDYPPEATEGGLPERGSHTGVHIWTGNPENDFIEDMGNFYSAARDPLFFAHHDNIDRMWIIWKTIPSAFPKDINGPVVPNPDDFNAAAFMFYDEKKNLVRVKVADCLDHTKMGYEYEHSDTPWTTYRPPQRAVPVNIEDLSKKAERGDQVFPLTLTKTMRVLVPKPTKGKADEVLVLENIISERSKIVRFDVFINDEDDKPDELDRAEYAGGFTQIPHKVRAAESANVLRLNLRELYENINIADDDFIVVTIVPHINGGDVTIGGIKIIPRVTI